One window of the Burkholderia sp. FERM BP-3421 genome contains the following:
- a CDS encoding alpha/beta hydrolase family protein, whose translation MERARAGWRAAACVLSCVVMCAWGRPAEAAGMRDEIVKVTKSHGLFGVKLTARIYAPPGDGPFPLIVINHGKANGNPAFQKDRGYYFQARAFVQRGYAVIVPTRQGFGSSGGLYADGGCNIAETGRLQADDIEAAIGYAKSLPYVDAAHIVVIGQSQGGLATMALGERNLPGVVGLINMAGGMRRERCIDWERADVDAYAQYGAKSEAPSLWMYGDNDSYWGQTLPKAMHDAYVAAGGRAEWVDYGVFGSDSHQTFASRSGMPLWLPAYARFFAALGLPFEAHSLRGEGAGADGAGPAGAGPDVEDLDAVPVTGAGGKGLYAAFLDADPRAHRAFAVSPDGHCGYAVGDDAARLALAHCATHTQAACELYAVDQQVVYRHAAHAGANSE comes from the coding sequence ATGGAACGGGCGCGAGCGGGATGGCGCGCGGCGGCCTGCGTGCTGTCGTGCGTGGTGATGTGCGCGTGGGGGCGGCCCGCCGAGGCGGCCGGCATGCGCGATGAGATCGTCAAGGTCACGAAATCGCACGGCCTGTTCGGCGTGAAGCTGACCGCGCGGATCTACGCGCCGCCCGGCGACGGGCCGTTTCCGCTGATCGTGATCAATCACGGCAAGGCGAACGGCAATCCCGCATTCCAGAAGGATCGCGGCTACTACTTCCAGGCGCGTGCGTTCGTGCAGCGCGGCTATGCCGTGATCGTGCCGACCCGGCAGGGCTTCGGCTCCTCCGGCGGCCTCTACGCGGACGGCGGCTGCAATATCGCCGAGACCGGCCGCCTGCAGGCCGACGACATCGAGGCGGCGATCGGCTATGCGAAATCGCTGCCCTATGTCGACGCGGCGCACATCGTCGTGATCGGCCAGTCGCAGGGCGGACTCGCGACGATGGCGCTCGGCGAGCGCAACCTGCCGGGCGTGGTGGGGCTCATCAACATGGCGGGCGGGATGCGGCGCGAGCGCTGCATCGACTGGGAGCGCGCGGATGTCGACGCCTACGCGCAATATGGCGCGAAATCGGAGGCGCCGTCGCTGTGGATGTACGGCGACAACGATTCCTACTGGGGCCAGACGCTGCCGAAGGCGATGCACGACGCCTATGTCGCGGCGGGCGGGCGGGCGGAGTGGGTCGATTACGGCGTATTCGGCAGCGATTCGCACCAGACCTTCGCGTCGCGCAGCGGCATGCCGTTGTGGCTGCCCGCCTATGCGCGTTTCTTCGCCGCGCTGGGGCTGCCGTTCGAGGCGCATAGCCTGCGCGGCGAGGGCGCGGGGGCGGATGGCGCCGGGCCTGCCGGCGCGGGACCGGACGTCGAGGATCTCGACGCGGTGCCCGTGACGGGCGCGGGCGGAAAAGGGCTCTATGCGGCGTTCCTCGACGCCGATCCGCGCGCGCATCGTGCGTTCGCGGTATCGCCCGACGGCCATTGCGGCTACGCGGTCGGCGATGACGCCGCGCGTCTCGCGCTCGCGCATTGCGCGACGCATACGCAGGCCGCCTGCGAACTCTATGCGGTCGATCAACAGGTCGTGTATCGGCACGCGGCGCATGCGGGGGCGAATAGCGAATAA
- a CDS encoding tryptophan halogenase family protein — protein sequence MSNPIKNIVIVGGGTAGWMAASYLVRALQQQANITLIESAAIPRIGVGEATIPNLQKVFFDFLGIPEREWMPQVNGAFKAAIKFVNWRKSPDRSRDDYFYHLFGTVPNCDGVPLTHYWLRKREQGFRQPMEYACYPQPEALDDKLAPCLPDGTRQMSHAWHFDAHLVADFLKRWAVERGVSRVVDEVEGVHLNDRGYISSLSTKEGRTLEADLFIDCSGMRGLLINQALKEPFIDMSDYLLCDSAVASAVPNADARVGIEPYTSSIAMNAGWTWKIPMLGRFGSGYVFSSKFTSRDQATADFLDLWGLSDKQPLNQIKFRVGRNGRAWVNNCVAIGLSSCFLEPLESTGIYFIYAALYQLVKHFPDTAFDPRLADAFNAEIVHMFDDCRDFVQAHYFTTSREDTPFWLANRHDLRLSDAIKEKVERYKAGLPLTTTSFDDSTYYETFDYEFKNFWLNGNYYCVFAGLGMLPDRSLPLLQHRPESIEKAEAMFARIRREAERLRTSLPTNYDYLRSLRGGDAGPSRSQPGPTLAAPETLS from the coding sequence ATGAGCAACCCCATCAAGAATATCGTCATCGTGGGCGGCGGCACCGCGGGCTGGATGGCCGCCTCGTACCTCGTCCGGGCGCTCCAGCAGCAGGCGAACATCACGCTCATCGAATCCGCGGCGATTCCCCGGATCGGCGTGGGCGAGGCGACCATCCCGAATCTGCAGAAGGTGTTCTTCGACTTCCTCGGGATACCGGAGCGGGAGTGGATGCCCCAGGTGAACGGCGCGTTCAAGGCCGCCATCAAGTTCGTGAACTGGAGGAAATCGCCCGACCGCTCGCGCGACGATTACTTCTACCATTTGTTCGGCACCGTGCCGAACTGCGACGGCGTGCCGCTTACCCACTACTGGCTTCGCAAGCGCGAACAGGGCTTCCGGCAGCCGATGGAGTACGCCTGCTACCCGCAGCCCGAGGCGCTCGACGACAAGCTCGCGCCGTGCCTGCCCGACGGCACCCGCCAGATGTCCCACGCGTGGCACTTCGATGCGCACCTGGTGGCCGACTTCCTGAAGCGCTGGGCCGTCGAACGCGGCGTGAGCCGCGTGGTCGACGAGGTCGAGGGGGTTCACCTGAACGACCGCGGCTACATCTCCAGCCTGTCCACCAAGGAGGGACGGACGCTGGAAGCGGACCTGTTCATCGACTGCTCCGGCATGCGGGGGCTCTTGATCAACCAGGCCCTGAAGGAACCCTTCATCGACATGTCCGACTACCTGCTGTGCGACAGCGCGGTCGCCAGCGCCGTGCCCAACGCAGACGCGCGCGTGGGGATCGAGCCGTACACTTCCTCGATCGCCATGAACGCGGGGTGGACCTGGAAGATACCGATGCTGGGCCGGTTCGGCAGCGGCTACGTCTTCTCGAGCAAGTTCACCTCGCGCGACCAGGCCACCGCCGACTTCCTCGACCTCTGGGGCCTCTCGGACAAGCAGCCGCTCAACCAGATCAAGTTCCGGGTCGGGCGCAACGGACGGGCGTGGGTCAACAACTGCGTCGCGATCGGGCTGTCGTCGTGCTTTCTGGAGCCCCTGGAATCGACGGGAATCTACTTCATCTACGCGGCGCTTTATCAGCTCGTGAAGCACTTCCCCGATACCGCGTTCGATCCGCGCCTGGCCGACGCGTTCAACGCCGAGATCGTCCACATGTTCGACGACTGCCGGGATTTCGTCCAGGCGCACTACTTCACCACGTCGCGCGAAGACACGCCTTTCTGGCTCGCGAACCGGCACGACCTGCGGCTCTCGGACGCGATCAAAGAGAAGGTTGAGCGCTACAAGGCCGGGCTGCCGCTGACCACCACGTCGTTCGACGATTCCACGTACTACGAGACCTTCGACTACGAATTCAAGAACTTCTGGTTGAACGGAAACTACTACTGCGTCTTTGCCGGCTTGGGCATGCTGCCCGACCGGTCGCTGCCGCTCTTGCAGCACCGACCGGAGTCGATCGAGAAGGCCGAGGCGATGTTCGCCCGCATCCGGCGCGAGGCCGAGCGTCTGCGGACGAGCCTGCCGACCAACTACGACTACCTGCGGTCGCTGCGCGGGGGCGACGCGGGGCCGTCTCGCAGTCAGCCCGGGCCGACGCTCGCGGCGCCGGAAACCCTGTCATGA
- a CDS encoding monodechloroaminopyrrolnitrin synthase PrnB family protein has protein sequence MMRALDRVCAFAATHAAVAACDPLQARALVLQLPGLNRKKDVPGIVGLLHEFLPARGVPSGWGFVEAAAAMRDIGFFLGSLKRHGHEPTDVVPGLEPVLLDLARVTGLPPRETLLHVTVWNPATADAQRSYTGLSDEAHLLASVRISMANLEAAIALTVELSDVPLRSPAFAQGCDELAAYLHKMVESIVYAFRFISVQVFYDELRPFYEPIRVGGQSYLGPGAVEMPLFVLEHVLWGSQSDHPTYREFKETYLPYVLPAFRAVYARFAGEPALVDRALGEAHAFGARDESVRAGLAALDRVFEILLRFRAPHLKLAERTYEVGRSGPAIGSGGYAPSMLGDLLTLTRAVRARLRAALDES, from the coding sequence ATGATGCGCGCCCTGGACCGGGTATGCGCATTCGCGGCCACGCACGCCGCGGTGGCGGCCTGCGATCCGCTGCAAGCGCGGGCGCTCGTTCTGCAGCTGCCGGGCCTGAACCGTAAAAAGGACGTGCCCGGCATCGTTGGCCTATTGCACGAGTTCCTCCCGGCGCGCGGCGTGCCCTCCGGCTGGGGCTTCGTCGAAGCCGCCGCCGCGATGCGGGACATCGGGTTCTTCCTGGGGTCGCTCAAGCGGCACGGACACGAACCCACGGACGTGGTGCCCGGGCTCGAACCAGTGCTGCTCGACCTGGCGCGTGTGACCGGCCTGCCACCGCGCGAGACGCTCCTGCATGTGACGGTCTGGAATCCCGCGACGGCCGACGCGCAGCGGAGTTACACCGGGCTCAGCGACGAAGCGCACCTGCTCGCGAGCGTGCGCATCTCGATGGCAAACCTCGAGGCGGCCATCGCGTTGACCGTCGAGCTGTCCGACGTGCCCCTGCGATCGCCCGCGTTCGCGCAAGGATGCGACGAGCTGGCGGCCTATCTTCATAAAATGGTCGAATCGATCGTTTACGCGTTCCGCTTCATCTCGGTGCAGGTCTTCTACGACGAACTGCGCCCCTTCTACGAACCGATTCGAGTCGGGGGCCAGAGCTACCTCGGCCCCGGTGCCGTGGAAATGCCCCTCTTCGTGCTGGAGCACGTCCTATGGGGCTCACAATCGGACCACCCCACTTACCGAGAATTCAAGGAGACCTACCTGCCCTACGTGCTTCCCGCGTTCAGGGCGGTCTACGCGCGGTTCGCCGGGGAGCCGGCGCTGGTCGACCGCGCGCTCGGCGAGGCGCACGCGTTCGGCGCGCGGGACGAGTCCGTCAGGGCCGGGCTGGCGGCCCTCGACCGGGTCTTCGAGATCCTGCTGCGCTTCCGCGCACCCCACCTCAAATTGGCGGAGCGGACGTACGAAGTCGGCCGCAGCGGCCCCGCAATCGGCAGCGGGGGATACGCGCCCAGCATGCTCGGCGATCTGCTCACGCTCACGCGCGCCGTGCGGGCCCGCCTCCGCGCCGCGCTCGACGAGTCCTGA
- a CDS encoding NAD(P)/FAD-dependent oxidoreductase, with the protein MTQLNPANGRDSNHYDVIILGSGMSGTQMGAILAKQQFRVLIIEESSHPRFTIGESSIPETSLMNRIIADRYGIPELDRITSFYATQRYVASSTGIKRNFGFVFHKPGQEHDPKEFTQCVIPELPWGPESHYYRQDVDAYLLQAAIQYGCTVRQKTNATEYHADKDGVAVTTAQGERFTGRYMIDCGGPRAPLATKFKLREEPCRFKTHSRSLYTHMLGVKPFDDIFKVKGQRWRWHEGTLHHMFAGGWLWVIPFNNHPRSTNNLVSVGLQLDPRVHPKTDISAQQEFDEFLARFPSIGAQFRDAVPVRDWVRTDRLQFSSSACVGDRYCLMLHANGFIDPLFSRGLENTAVTIHALAARLIKALRDDDFSPERFEYIERLQQKLLDHNDDFVSCCYTAFSDFRLWDAFHRLWAVGTILGQFRLVQAHARFRASRDEGDLDHLDNDPPYLGYLCADMEGYYQLFNDAKAEVEAVSAGLKPAEEAAARIHALIDERDFARPMFGFGYCITGAKPQLNNSKYSLLPAMKLMHWTQTSAPAEVKKYFDYNPMFALLKAYVTTRIGLALK; encoded by the coding sequence ATGACTCAGCTGAACCCCGCGAACGGGCGCGATAGCAACCACTACGACGTGATCATCCTCGGCTCGGGCATGTCCGGCACCCAGATGGGCGCCATCCTGGCCAAACAACAGTTTCGCGTGCTGATCATCGAGGAGTCGTCGCACCCGCGGTTCACGATCGGCGAATCGTCGATCCCCGAGACGTCGCTGATGAACCGCATCATCGCCGATCGCTACGGCATTCCGGAGCTCGACCGCATCACGTCGTTCTACGCGACGCAGCGTTACGTCGCGTCGAGCACGGGCATCAAGCGCAACTTCGGCTTCGTGTTCCACAAGCCCGGCCAGGAGCACGACCCGAAGGAGTTCACGCAGTGCGTCATTCCCGAGCTGCCGTGGGGCCCGGAGAGCCACTATTACCGGCAAGACGTGGACGCCTACCTGTTGCAGGCCGCCATTCAATACGGCTGCACGGTCCGCCAGAAGACGAACGCGACCGAATACCACGCCGACAAGGACGGCGTCGCGGTGACCACCGCCCAGGGCGAACGGTTCACCGGCCGGTACATGATCGACTGCGGAGGCCCTCGCGCGCCGCTCGCGACCAAGTTCAAGCTCCGCGAGGAGCCGTGTCGCTTCAAGACGCACTCGCGCAGCCTCTACACGCACATGCTCGGGGTCAAGCCGTTCGACGACATCTTCAAGGTCAAGGGGCAGCGCTGGCGCTGGCACGAGGGGACCCTGCACCACATGTTCGCGGGCGGCTGGCTCTGGGTGATTCCGTTCAACAACCACCCGCGGTCGACCAACAACCTGGTGAGCGTCGGCCTGCAGCTCGACCCGCGCGTCCACCCGAAAACGGACATCTCCGCGCAGCAGGAATTCGATGAATTCCTCGCGCGCTTCCCGAGCATCGGAGCGCAATTCCGGGACGCCGTGCCGGTGCGCGACTGGGTCAGGACCGACCGCCTGCAATTCTCGTCGAGCGCCTGCGTCGGCGACCGCTACTGTCTGATGCTGCACGCGAACGGCTTCATCGACCCGCTCTTCTCCCGGGGGCTCGAGAACACCGCGGTGACCATCCACGCGCTCGCGGCGCGCCTCATCAAGGCGCTGCGCGACGACGACTTCTCCCCCGAGCGCTTCGAGTACATCGAGCGCCTGCAGCAGAAGCTCCTGGACCACAACGACGATTTCGTCAGCTGCTGCTACACGGCGTTCTCGGATTTCCGCCTGTGGGATGCGTTCCACCGGCTGTGGGCGGTCGGCACGATCCTCGGGCAGTTCCGGCTCGTGCAGGCCCACGCGAGGTTCCGCGCGTCGCGTGACGAGGGCGACCTCGATCACCTCGACAACGACCCACCGTACCTCGGGTACCTGTGCGCGGACATGGAGGGCTACTACCAGTTGTTCAACGACGCCAAAGCCGAGGTCGAGGCCGTGAGCGCCGGGCTCAAGCCGGCCGAGGAAGCCGCGGCGCGGATCCACGCCCTCATCGACGAACGCGACTTCGCCAGGCCGATGTTCGGCTTCGGGTACTGCATCACCGGGGCCAAGCCGCAGCTCAACAACTCGAAGTACAGCCTGCTGCCGGCGATGAAGCTGATGCACTGGACGCAAACCAGCGCGCCGGCAGAGGTGAAAAAGTACTTCGACTACAACCCGATGTTCGCGCTGCTCAAGGCGTACGTCACGACCCGCATCGGCTTGGCGCTGAAGTAG
- a CDS encoding Rieske 2Fe-2S domain-containing protein: protein MNDVQLDQAGTREHSPGAYDATTRLAASWYVAMRSDDLKDKPTELTLFGRPCVAWRGATGRAVVMDRHCSHLGANLADGRVMDGCIQCPFHHWRYDEHGQCVHIPGHSLAVRRLEPVPRGARQPTLATTERYGYVWVWYGSPQPLHPLPEIAAADVDNGDYMHLHFAFETTTAVLRIVENFYDAQHATPVHALPVTAFELKLFDDWRRWPEVESLARAGAWFGAGIDFTVDRYFGPLGMLSRALGLNMSQMNLHFDGYPGGCVMTVALDGDAKYKLLQCVTPVSDGKNVMHMLISIRKAGGALRRATDFVLFGLQTRQAAGYDVKIWNGMKPDGGGAYSKYDKLVLKYRAFYRDWVDRVAETTARPRGRE, encoded by the coding sequence ATGAACGACGTTCAATTGGATCAAGCGGGCACCCGGGAGCATTCCCCGGGGGCGTACGACGCGACCACGCGCCTGGCCGCGAGCTGGTACGTCGCGATGCGCTCGGACGACCTCAAGGACAAGCCGACGGAGTTGACGCTCTTCGGCCGTCCGTGCGTGGCGTGGCGCGGCGCGACGGGGCGGGCCGTGGTGATGGACCGCCACTGCTCGCACCTCGGCGCGAACCTGGCCGACGGGCGGGTCATGGACGGGTGCATCCAGTGCCCGTTCCACCACTGGCGGTACGACGAGCACGGCCAATGCGTTCACATCCCCGGCCACAGCCTTGCGGTGCGCCGGCTGGAGCCGGTCCCGCGCGGGGCGCGCCAGCCGACCTTGGCCACCACCGAGCGATACGGCTACGTGTGGGTCTGGTACGGCTCCCCGCAGCCGCTGCACCCGCTGCCCGAAATCGCCGCGGCCGACGTCGACAACGGCGACTACATGCACCTGCACTTCGCGTTCGAGACGACGACGGCGGTCCTGCGGATCGTCGAGAACTTCTACGACGCGCAGCACGCGACGCCCGTGCACGCGCTCCCGGTCACGGCCTTCGAGCTCAAGCTCTTCGACGATTGGCGCCGGTGGCCGGAGGTCGAGTCGCTGGCGCGGGCGGGCGCGTGGTTCGGCGCCGGGATCGACTTCACCGTGGACCGCTACTTCGGCCCCCTCGGCATGCTGTCGCGCGCGCTCGGCCTCAACATGTCGCAGATGAACCTGCACTTCGACGGCTACCCCGGCGGGTGCGTCATGACCGTCGCCCTGGACGGGGACGCCAAATACAAGCTGCTCCAGTGCGTGACGCCCGTGAGCGACGGCAAGAACGTCATGCACATGCTCATCTCGATCAGGAAGGCGGGCGGCGCCCTGCGCCGCGCGACCGACTTCGTGCTGTTCGGATTGCAGACCAGACAGGCCGCGGGGTACGACGTCAAGATCTGGAACGGGATGAAGCCGGACGGCGGCGGCGCGTACAGCAAGTACGACAAGCTCGTGCTCAAGTACCGCGCGTTCTACCGGGACTGGGTCGACCGCGTCGCCGAGACGACCGCTCGACCGCGCGGCCGCGAATGA
- a CDS encoding amino acid permease → MALGATIGVGLFLGSAAAIRTAGPAILLTYILGGVTIFLIMRALGEMAIHNPVAGAFSRYAQDYLGPLAGYLTGWTYWFMWIVTCMAEITAVGVYMHMWFPDVPNWIWTFAALVLMGAVNFIAVKLYGEFEFWFALIKIVTIVLMIASGALMIVFGFGNGGVATGISNLWTHGGFMPNGFTGVIDALPIVMFAYLGVEMLGLTAGEARNPEKSLAKAVNSVFWRVVIFYVGALFVIMSIYPWDQIGTQGSPFVMTFSRLGIPAAAGIINFVVLTAALSSCNSGIFSTARMLYNLAQQRQAPAGLASVNRRGVPVYGVLISVALLLIGVVLNYFAPQKVFVWLTSVSTFGAIWTWCVILVAQLRFRRHLSPAQFARLPLRVPFYPLSSFVALAFLAFVVGLMTLSPDTRVALVVGPLWIVGLTVFYFVYHAGRRAPVASPDA, encoded by the coding sequence ATGGCGCTCGGCGCCACCATCGGCGTGGGCCTGTTTCTCGGCTCCGCCGCCGCGATCCGCACGGCCGGCCCGGCCATTCTGCTCACCTACATCCTCGGCGGCGTCACGATCTTCCTGATCATGCGCGCGCTCGGCGAGATGGCGATCCACAACCCGGTCGCGGGCGCGTTCAGCCGCTACGCGCAGGACTATCTCGGGCCGCTCGCGGGCTATCTCACGGGCTGGACCTACTGGTTCATGTGGATCGTCACCTGCATGGCGGAAATCACCGCGGTCGGGGTCTACATGCACATGTGGTTCCCCGACGTGCCGAACTGGATCTGGACCTTCGCCGCGCTGGTGCTGATGGGCGCGGTGAACTTCATCGCGGTCAAGCTGTACGGCGAGTTCGAATTCTGGTTCGCGCTGATCAAGATCGTGACGATCGTGCTGATGATCGCGAGCGGCGCGCTGATGATCGTGTTCGGCTTCGGCAACGGCGGCGTCGCCACCGGCATCTCGAACCTGTGGACCCACGGCGGCTTCATGCCGAACGGCTTCACGGGCGTGATCGATGCGCTGCCGATCGTGATGTTCGCGTATCTCGGCGTCGAGATGCTCGGCCTGACGGCGGGCGAGGCGCGCAATCCGGAGAAGTCGCTCGCGAAGGCGGTGAACTCGGTGTTCTGGCGCGTCGTGATCTTCTACGTCGGCGCGCTGTTCGTGATCATGTCGATCTACCCGTGGGATCAGATCGGCACGCAGGGCAGCCCGTTCGTGATGACGTTCTCGCGGCTCGGCATCCCGGCGGCGGCGGGCATCATCAATTTCGTGGTGCTGACGGCGGCCTTGTCGTCGTGCAACAGCGGCATCTTCAGCACCGCGCGCATGCTGTACAACCTCGCGCAGCAGCGCCAGGCCCCGGCCGGCCTCGCCTCGGTGAACCGGCGCGGCGTGCCGGTGTACGGCGTGTTGATCTCGGTCGCGCTGCTGCTGATCGGCGTCGTGCTCAACTATTTCGCGCCGCAGAAAGTGTTCGTGTGGCTCACGTCGGTGTCGACCTTCGGCGCGATCTGGACCTGGTGCGTGATCCTCGTCGCGCAGCTGCGGTTCCGCCGCCATCTGTCGCCGGCGCAGTTCGCGCGCCTGCCGCTGCGGGTGCCGTTCTATCCGCTGTCGTCGTTCGTCGCGCTCGCGTTTCTCGCGTTCGTGGTGGGCCTGATGACGCTGTCGCCGGACACGCGCGTCGCGCTGGTCGTCGGCCCACTGTGGATCGTCGGCCTCACCGTGTTCTATTTCGTGTACCACGCGGGCCGGCGCGCGCCGGTCGCGTCGCCCGACGCCTAG
- a CDS encoding RICIN domain-containing protein has protein sequence MKSTLRWLAVMCASSALGMGGAHAATFSAASAVQASPVSDSPNSLFIDRNGAFYVQNAFAQYDDVPANHYWKFYTGPNVDSLTESAAHSQYDTRVLCNARNPVAIALFGQPVKSHTGYTQADYCDLIGVWVDPDSGDWYGIVHNELFGNDPRVDAISYAISTDQGANWTLQAPILTSPYGRGDPKTPYYYYGDGDPRLYVDNVSGYFYLFYTSRILGQNGNPSGFDNYMWAHAARAPISDKMKPSSWRKFHDGKWEQAGGTNWTCDAATAAATPCAAAPVSSALESNLAGPATDLSAQGGPAADQTGGETFAPPAQGAGDLLSAGYTNGTMRVMSVAWNVYLQKYLAIAEDRTISNPGTREFDYGAPATTLKFYVSDDLATQRWAFAGSVPYSSTSWYRWFTDSVSKTSAATLGSTFRTYCVFGSCSKYDAEYIDVTVALEPAKGHAPAAYADAGGVTVPVASGSRRVYIVHPGSAATNLPAAADGAWTLDAVGDGFFTLRLGKRYLGVGGGAAGRAWGAAPIWTSSAAGARQQWYFQKIGDGAAGGYRLVNRDSGLALNVPGSALTANLAGVATVPIRSWDAAPRASIAVWPRAQQALRLVAK, from the coding sequence ATGAAATCGACGCTACGATGGCTTGCCGTGATGTGCGCGAGCAGCGCGCTCGGCATGGGGGGCGCGCACGCGGCGACGTTCAGCGCGGCATCGGCGGTGCAGGCGAGCCCTGTGTCCGACAGTCCGAACTCGCTGTTCATCGATCGCAACGGCGCGTTCTACGTGCAGAACGCGTTCGCGCAATACGACGACGTGCCCGCCAATCATTACTGGAAGTTCTACACGGGGCCGAACGTGGATTCGCTGACGGAGTCCGCCGCGCATTCCCAGTACGACACCCGCGTGCTGTGCAACGCCAGGAACCCGGTCGCGATCGCGCTGTTCGGTCAGCCGGTGAAGTCGCACACCGGTTACACGCAAGCGGACTACTGCGACCTGATCGGCGTGTGGGTGGATCCGGATTCGGGCGACTGGTACGGGATCGTTCACAACGAGCTGTTCGGCAACGACCCGCGCGTCGACGCGATCTCGTATGCGATTTCCACCGACCAGGGCGCGAACTGGACGCTGCAGGCGCCGATCCTCACGTCGCCCTACGGCCGCGGCGATCCGAAGACGCCGTATTACTACTACGGCGACGGCGATCCGCGCCTGTACGTCGACAACGTGTCCGGTTACTTCTACCTCTTCTACACGAGCCGCATCCTGGGGCAGAACGGCAACCCGAGCGGCTTCGACAACTACATGTGGGCGCACGCCGCGCGCGCGCCGATCAGCGACAAGATGAAGCCGTCGTCGTGGCGGAAGTTCCACGACGGCAAGTGGGAGCAGGCGGGCGGCACGAACTGGACCTGCGACGCGGCGACGGCCGCCGCGACGCCGTGCGCGGCCGCGCCTGTGTCCAGCGCGCTCGAATCGAACCTCGCGGGGCCGGCGACCGACCTGAGCGCGCAAGGCGGGCCGGCCGCCGACCAGACGGGCGGCGAGACGTTCGCGCCGCCGGCGCAGGGCGCGGGCGACCTGCTGTCGGCCGGCTATACGAACGGCACGATGCGCGTGATGAGCGTCGCATGGAACGTGTACCTGCAGAAGTACCTTGCGATTGCCGAGGACCGCACGATTTCGAATCCCGGCACCCGCGAGTTCGACTACGGCGCGCCGGCCACGACGCTGAAGTTCTATGTGTCCGACGATCTGGCGACGCAACGCTGGGCCTTCGCCGGCAGCGTGCCGTATTCGTCGACCTCCTGGTATCGCTGGTTTACCGACAGCGTGTCGAAGACGTCGGCCGCGACGCTCGGCAGCACGTTCCGCACGTATTGCGTATTCGGTTCCTGCTCGAAGTACGATGCGGAATACATCGACGTGACGGTCGCGCTCGAGCCGGCGAAGGGCCACGCGCCGGCGGCGTACGCCGATGCGGGCGGCGTCACGGTGCCGGTCGCGTCCGGGTCGAGGCGGGTGTACATCGTGCATCCGGGCAGCGCGGCGACGAATCTGCCTGCCGCCGCTGACGGCGCATGGACGCTGGACGCCGTCGGCGACGGCTTTTTCACGCTGCGGCTCGGCAAGCGCTATCTCGGCGTGGGCGGCGGCGCTGCCGGACGCGCCTGGGGCGCGGCGCCGATCTGGACGTCGAGCGCCGCGGGCGCGCGGCAGCAATGGTATTTCCAGAAGATCGGCGATGGCGCGGCCGGCGGCTATCGGCTGGTCAATCGCGACAGCGGGCTCGCGCTGAACGTGCCCGGCAGCGCACTGACGGCGAACCTCGCCGGCGTGGCGACCGTGCCGATCCGCAGCTGGGATGCGGCGCCGCGCGCGTCGATCGCGGTGTGGCCCCGGGCGCAGCAGGCGTTGCGCCTGGTCGCGAAGTGA